A single Rhodothermales bacterium DNA region contains:
- a CDS encoding T9SS type A sorting domain-containing protein, which translates to MRRWPFRLEGKLVLSGKVKVALACCALTVALAGATPAVAQDFCPGASATINSVTEGTDLQVQVVVKEYNGTSCASSTIDHTGPHTVFYTTTNGSATGGSDFTVTTGSIMVSAGGGSALVNIPTTADMLYEGSAETLTFEVTSITGPGNNLGTLPTVGLTINDGDAVPTVEFSAGAQSNDESVSPTVTATLSHKTVFAVTAPFTLSGSATEGSGKDYEASAGQFSIAAQALSAFVTLTVNDDAIDEDPEDMILTLGAPANATLGTTTVHTATIQDNDVEPNASFTADVQSGVEGAGNMTVTVTLDRLSERGVVVPYALSGSASQGALPNDYTISPANFTFGATSASESVTITVNDDGADENDETVVLTMGAPTNAGTTGFTTHTATIQDDDVPQVSFDAATSSGDESNSPSLDITISPTPINDITLNFSYGGTASGGDYAASTTLMVTAGTSSTTLPITITGDSEDEADEAIVVTIAAGTGYAPSGQTTHEYTILDDDADLSISKSAGATFNADDGTLTYTIQVNNTSTTTDATGVTVTDAKLGSTDYSAVASAQFVGTTWSGLSIASGGMVTATVAATLGVEHTVTNTALITAADQADDDAGNSTVTITVNQYDYGDVPATYTAATRSARHEILSGGPRLGPTVDSDSGNQASATASGDDGDADGDDEDGIAVPPTIYALGATELVTVNVDGAGGFIHMWIDFNADGEFTQAADYIGVTAAPATGDYVIAVTPPSGSAGETFARVRVCSVTTYCDDPEEDAADGEVEDYPVKIVGMDYGDAPSANGYRTKKLNDGARHGVEAPITHYMGVQLDIDLDAQDTPADATGDDVDGADDEDGVTFLSSLMIPASGSTIATADVQVVGSGVLYAWIDLNIDGTFDDASEEVITAAPLNTGLTTVQFTIPSGTGVGASFARFRYCDSGCDKPFGYVAKGEVEDYAVDLVNAASTPDVTVTLPSGTNVTGTITLSLTGTTLTLGDGTVTLFEAPAISGMNSLTIEGLDTDNLLLVDLAGGVPIPTGGVVYNAGDGDDELRIDLQNQALTSGTITFNGGDPTTGPGDFLTIQNSTMGATTYDFLSIHTDEDSGNFLIDDDDPVVPGAFDDLNIIYDGLEPIFFTATPAKAIFQFNDDDNTINLNGSGDAGGLGDGFSFIDCVTCGEDVTFTTPTDSLIVRPGGGDDTITFPNLDVAGAVMLNVLIQGESGNDRFIVTPSPFYDPHIMGEDPVLPRCYGDILDIVTEGGITDHSLVYERVGTGKWTFTAASNQDVTFDSIESQLDARTEISVGVTASANEFYPTDPITLTYSVTNNGIEHATCVIPKITIPDAVSPTQPIVPSRGIYYDGSPPTLSLPTLDAPEKWVIPWLQSGVTATMEVTGIMDAHIQDVYYALLKGIVPPDSTENAGLVISVDTVATDNADSVRVSLLPTFPFPAKGHGVAALQVNLPNGLERVLVGLSQGSPGLNTGVLCRIPDPDGVLFTQVGVGNRWRPCGTGLPHPVYVTDLFLDSRGTPADSTDDWVWAATWGSEGLYYSTDFGETFASAAAVFPGETPGWTTVYAIEEDASGIIYLSANTGTVYRSFDRGASWQKVTSLPGASADLPWSLTAHPTEPGVLYAGVFGRGVYHTEDYGFTWEPLGRVAVNDLLIDASGGHVFDLEFSPDSNEYLFAGTGRGVYRITLDAGGTVVSLWDELDVRVTLDNGTVVTPEIRTLAFDPDEEDVDDDLLVGSWGFGAFEHTAPITVPSRDFVEFALKEGYVSMLLPLQNGDILLGNRGGGVEMVPSAGSVTSTTIEPVRDLPTAFALAQNYPNPFNPSTTIGFDVPTTGRVHLAVYDVLGREVAVLVSDVVEAGRHRAMFDAGRLTSGTYLYRLQTEAGAFTRQLVLMK; encoded by the coding sequence ATGAGACGGTGGCCTTTCCGTCTCGAAGGAAAGCTGGTTTTGTCTGGAAAAGTGAAGGTGGCACTCGCGTGCTGCGCGCTGACGGTAGCCTTGGCTGGCGCCACGCCGGCCGTCGCTCAGGATTTTTGCCCGGGTGCATCTGCTACGATCAATTCGGTGACGGAGGGCACTGATCTGCAGGTGCAAGTCGTGGTCAAGGAGTACAACGGGACAAGTTGTGCCTCAAGCACCATTGACCACACGGGGCCACATACGGTGTTTTATACCACCACGAATGGATCGGCGACAGGTGGCAGCGACTTCACCGTGACGACAGGCTCGATCATGGTGTCTGCGGGCGGGGGTTCGGCGCTTGTCAACATCCCCACCACGGCGGACATGCTCTACGAAGGGTCGGCGGAGACCCTCACTTTTGAAGTCACCTCGATTACCGGTCCCGGAAACAATCTGGGCACGCTACCGACCGTCGGCCTGACTATCAATGACGGTGATGCGGTGCCCACGGTCGAATTCTCTGCGGGCGCGCAGTCCAATGACGAGTCCGTTTCGCCGACAGTGACGGCAACGCTTTCGCACAAGACAGTTTTTGCGGTCACTGCGCCCTTTACCCTGTCAGGATCGGCGACGGAGGGTAGCGGCAAGGACTACGAGGCGTCGGCGGGACAATTCAGCATCGCGGCACAGGCGCTAAGCGCGTTCGTCACGCTTACGGTCAACGACGACGCCATCGACGAAGACCCGGAAGACATGATCTTGACGTTGGGCGCGCCTGCCAACGCCACGCTCGGCACAACGACCGTGCACACAGCGACCATCCAGGATAACGATGTGGAGCCGAACGCATCCTTTACGGCGGATGTGCAGTCCGGTGTCGAGGGGGCAGGAAATATGACGGTGACGGTGACTCTCGACCGACTTAGCGAGCGGGGGGTGGTGGTTCCGTACGCCCTGTCCGGATCGGCGAGCCAGGGGGCGCTTCCCAATGACTACACCATCAGTCCGGCGAACTTCACATTTGGGGCTACCTCAGCCTCAGAATCCGTGACCATCACCGTCAATGACGACGGCGCGGACGAGAACGACGAGACCGTCGTGCTGACCATGGGCGCGCCCACAAACGCGGGCACGACAGGCTTCACTACCCATACCGCGACGATTCAGGACGACGATGTGCCGCAGGTTTCATTCGACGCGGCAACTTCAAGCGGGGACGAGTCAAACAGTCCATCCCTCGACATTACAATATCCCCGACGCCGATAAACGACATCACCCTGAACTTCTCGTACGGTGGTACGGCTTCGGGCGGCGACTACGCGGCCAGTACGACCCTGATGGTGACAGCCGGAACAAGCTCTACCACCCTGCCAATTACCATCACGGGTGACAGCGAAGACGAGGCTGACGAGGCCATTGTCGTCACAATCGCGGCCGGCACCGGGTACGCGCCATCGGGTCAGACGACCCACGAATACACCATTCTAGACGACGACGCGGACCTCTCCATCTCCAAATCGGCCGGCGCCACCTTCAACGCAGATGACGGCACGCTGACGTACACGATCCAGGTCAACAACACCTCCACGACGACCGACGCGACCGGGGTCACCGTCACGGACGCAAAGCTCGGGTCAACCGACTACTCAGCAGTCGCCTCCGCCCAGTTCGTGGGCACCACGTGGTCCGGACTCAGCATTGCGAGCGGAGGAATGGTGACGGCAACGGTAGCCGCGACCCTGGGCGTAGAGCACACGGTCACAAACACGGCACTCATCACAGCGGCCGACCAGGCTGACGATGATGCCGGCAACAGCACCGTCACCATCACCGTCAATCAATACGACTACGGCGATGTCCCTGCGACCTATACGGCCGCCACAAGAAGCGCACGCCACGAAATCCTCTCGGGCGGGCCACGTCTGGGCCCAACTGTGGACTCAGATTCTGGCAACCAGGCCTCGGCGACGGCCAGCGGCGATGACGGAGACGCTGACGGAGACGACGAAGACGGCATCGCTGTGCCTCCCACGATCTATGCACTCGGTGCGACGGAACTGGTCACCGTCAATGTTGACGGGGCAGGGGGGTTCATCCACATGTGGATTGACTTCAACGCCGACGGGGAGTTTACGCAGGCCGCCGACTATATCGGAGTCACTGCTGCACCCGCAACCGGCGACTACGTCATCGCCGTCACTCCTCCGAGCGGGTCCGCCGGCGAAACGTTCGCGCGCGTCAGAGTCTGCTCGGTGACGACCTATTGCGACGATCCGGAAGAAGACGCGGCCGACGGCGAGGTGGAGGACTACCCCGTCAAAATCGTTGGCATGGACTACGGCGACGCGCCTTCGGCAAACGGGTATCGCACGAAAAAGCTGAACGATGGGGCCCGGCACGGTGTCGAAGCTCCGATCACGCACTACATGGGGGTCCAGCTCGACATCGACCTGGATGCACAGGACACGCCGGCGGACGCGACCGGTGACGACGTCGACGGAGCGGACGATGAGGACGGCGTGACCTTTCTGAGCAGCCTCATGATTCCGGCATCCGGATCGACGATAGCGACGGCCGATGTCCAGGTGGTCGGAAGCGGAGTGCTGTATGCCTGGATTGATTTGAATATCGACGGCACCTTCGACGATGCGAGCGAAGAGGTCATTACCGCTGCCCCGCTCAATACCGGCTTGACAACAGTTCAGTTCACGATCCCCAGTGGCACAGGTGTTGGTGCCAGCTTCGCTCGCTTCAGGTATTGCGACTCCGGGTGCGACAAACCATTCGGCTATGTCGCCAAGGGAGAAGTGGAGGATTACGCGGTGGACCTGGTCAACGCAGCCAGCACGCCGGACGTGACCGTGACCCTTCCGTCCGGGACGAATGTCACTGGCACGATCACGCTCTCGCTGACAGGCACCACGCTGACGCTGGGAGACGGAACGGTGACGTTGTTTGAGGCCCCAGCGATCTCGGGGATGAACAGTCTGACCATAGAGGGCCTGGACACGGACAATCTGCTGCTGGTGGATCTTGCCGGCGGCGTTCCGATCCCGACCGGAGGCGTTGTCTACAATGCAGGCGATGGCGACGACGAACTGCGCATCGACCTGCAAAACCAGGCGTTGACCAGTGGGACCATCACGTTCAATGGCGGTGATCCCACCACTGGCCCGGGGGACTTTCTGACCATTCAGAATTCCACCATGGGGGCCACGACGTACGATTTCCTCTCCATCCACACGGACGAGGATTCTGGCAACTTCCTCATCGATGATGACGACCCCGTGGTACCCGGAGCCTTTGATGACCTGAACATCATCTACGACGGCCTGGAGCCCATTTTCTTCACGGCCACGCCCGCCAAGGCCATTTTCCAGTTCAACGACGACGACAACACGATCAACCTGAACGGTTCCGGTGACGCGGGTGGTCTGGGCGATGGGTTCTCGTTCATCGACTGCGTGACCTGCGGCGAGGATGTAACCTTCACCACACCGACCGACTCCCTGATCGTGCGGCCAGGGGGCGGGGACGACACGATCACGTTCCCCAACCTCGACGTTGCTGGCGCGGTCATGCTCAACGTCCTGATCCAGGGAGAGTCCGGCAACGACCGGTTCATCGTGACCCCATCGCCCTTTTATGATCCGCATATCATGGGAGAGGACCCGGTGCTGCCGAGGTGCTACGGGGACATTCTGGACATCGTGACCGAAGGCGGCATCACGGACCATTCCCTGGTCTATGAGCGCGTTGGAACCGGCAAGTGGACGTTCACGGCGGCGTCCAACCAGGATGTGACGTTTGACTCCATCGAGTCGCAACTGGACGCCAGGACGGAAATTTCGGTGGGTGTCACGGCTTCTGCCAACGAGTTCTACCCGACGGACCCGATCACGCTGACGTACTCGGTCACGAACAACGGCATCGAGCACGCCACCTGCGTGATTCCCAAAATCACGATTCCGGATGCCGTGAGTCCGACGCAGCCGATCGTGCCCAGCCGCGGCATCTACTACGATGGCTCGCCGCCGACGCTCTCGCTGCCGACGCTGGATGCGCCCGAGAAATGGGTCATTCCGTGGCTGCAGTCCGGCGTGACCGCGACCATGGAGGTCACCGGCATCATGGATGCGCACATCCAGGATGTCTACTACGCGCTGCTGAAGGGGATCGTACCCCCGGATTCCACCGAAAACGCAGGCCTGGTAATTTCGGTCGACACCGTTGCGACGGACAACGCCGACAGCGTGCGGGTCTCTCTCCTGCCGACCTTCCCGTTCCCGGCCAAAGGCCATGGTGTCGCGGCCCTGCAGGTGAACCTGCCGAACGGGCTGGAGCGTGTGCTGGTGGGCCTTTCGCAAGGCAGTCCGGGCCTGAACACGGGTGTGCTGTGCCGCATTCCGGACCCGGACGGCGTGCTCTTCACCCAGGTTGGCGTGGGGAACCGCTGGCGTCCCTGCGGCACCGGCCTGCCGCATCCGGTCTACGTGACCGACCTGTTCCTGGACAGTCGGGGCACGCCCGCGGACTCGACGGACGATTGGGTCTGGGCCGCCACCTGGGGCTCGGAGGGCCTGTACTACTCCACAGACTTCGGAGAGACGTTCGCCAGCGCGGCCGCTGTCTTCCCGGGCGAAACGCCGGGATGGACGACCGTCTACGCCATCGAGGAGGATGCGAGCGGCATCATCTACTTGTCAGCCAATACGGGCACGGTCTACCGCTCGTTCGACCGAGGTGCGAGCTGGCAGAAGGTGACTTCGCTGCCGGGCGCCAGCGCCGATTTGCCCTGGAGCCTGACCGCACACCCAACAGAGCCGGGCGTGCTGTACGCGGGCGTCTTCGGGCGGGGCGTGTACCACACGGAAGACTATGGCTTCACCTGGGAGCCGCTCGGCAGAGTCGCCGTGAACGACTTGCTGATCGATGCGTCGGGTGGCCACGTGTTCGACCTGGAGTTCTCTCCGGACTCGAACGAGTATCTGTTTGCCGGCACGGGTCGGGGCGTCTACCGCATCACGCTCGATGCAGGCGGAACGGTCGTCAGTTTGTGGGACGAACTCGATGTCCGCGTGACCCTGGATAACGGCACCGTGGTCACCCCGGAGATTCGCACGCTGGCGTTTGACCCGGACGAGGAGGACGTGGACGATGACCTCCTGGTCGGCAGCTGGGGCTTTGGCGCATTCGAGCACACGGCGCCGATCACCGTACCAAGCCGCGACTTTGTTGAGTTTGCCCTGAAAGAGGGGTACGTCAGCATGCTTCTGCCGCTGCAAAACGGCGATATCCTGCTTGGCAACCGGGGCGGGGGCGTAGAGATGGTCCCATCGGCCGGATCAGTCACGTCTACCACCATTGAACCGGTCCGCGACCTGCCGACCGCATTTGCACTCGCGCAGAACTACCCGAACCCGTTCAATCCGTCGACTACGATCGGCTTCGATGTGCCGACCACCGGGCGGGTGCACCTGGCTGTATACGATGTGCTGGGCAGGGAAGTGGCCGTTCTGGTTTCCGACGTGGTGGAGGCCGGCCGGCACAGGGCCATGTTCGACGCCGGGCGTCTGACTAGTGGTACGTACCTCTATCGCCTGCAGACCGAGGCAGGCGCGTTCACCAGGCAGTTGGTGCTCATGAAATAA
- a CDS encoding T9SS type A sorting domain-containing protein yields MYAANTPRAPYSAGSPYQRFSPVPAPRSRKSSGPSWIVPVLSFLISVFLTLLLTADSVFGQYYQKQADVQVEIEADKERVKKGETVEFTITATNLGPDAAPTVWVWFDTYDTQQCFEVKKINGTDVDPHFKLPIKWGASLGAPTHVNHVYTYDDVEFTVEGKVKCEPKFWFSGNARITEVIGAIDPDLSNNGPAVAEVHNTKADLELEVYPTRAKLMVAGQNQRIDLETGMSVHSGDPTRDLRFSQVSSPFRIVTELTAEGVILEDTPFEDVSFADIAGQTFVATQLPGIEADDTVLIRTPDGNVFKLGSFSEKTNAVGFEIEQLFEVEPKVKGDIRFRVKLTNLGPDGSHDIKVLISESDPHGCFEPVASMNPASSASMAVPVNPFGPMGTHLSLQDHAAYYPFPVEWKLSLDAPAGPHKDIFDMEFVEISGRATCGDDFGIKAEVIDTGSAADHSPQGIVEGKVEGAGNADLQITKEVVSFDADKDRGVAEFVIRVKNLGPEPATWVRVKDIYNPNKMTFDRAYWNLDDEQFAFTPPTQADPSGPDVLPDEHTAVWKINKILRGETRELRIKFFCDIKDDLVNTAMLAHVDQFDTNPDNDMSVATVVKLDFGDAPAPYKTLLEDNGARHRLVPTGPMLGNQVDVDNDGAPSDEALGDDDLDGTDDEDGILAPSPLTLIAGTTEPFSIRYAAPVDSARLNIWIDFNDDGDWDDWGEHPIHNASLPPTGTTNGVPNTSDVTINVPVLPTSVNTKQTFMRLRICSNNMMCNAYIGLADDGEVEDYQVEILSLDFGDADTDGQTAGPNAARHPLTDLFLGEMIDSDPDGQESADADGDDTDGDFDGNGDDEDGITFLIRDAHGKESLYSSALNTLVANVAGNKGGYLNVFVDYNIQDNKFGTGAEHVVDDLWVNPGDNLVSFTLPEIPGTLTRNANVRFRLCAKPDECDVPTGKAKSGGEVEDYVVCLLDEGTDLIVKSDGQLGSVTRDGDNIVIANKDGDILFQDAIADVGRVTVMGTKADDYLYVDPDAIPVGTLMAMLGDGHDTVELGENNDRWDRVKHLFDGPNDGSIELRKRDGQTVINRTLFYSGLDPIIDNILATDRVFAFNGGAEDIIIKDDDYFADGYSFIDSDQAEEVSFYGPRNSIEVMAGTGEDTIDFQGLDKSLGDGQAGNPFRNFDSVLLAGNDDADYIVVTPVKHDLFDLRVEGDAPLMCYGDVLDIRDDWKGTIASLGEMNGGMGTVKFHPYTHFGDIEYTGIEALADYQADLSIVTIVDPEWKMVYPGDAIEVTVKVTNLGHDKAQCVSVPDILDPKLSVYAGGTPSVGMLADVAPRWFDTKAGENDPDRDDWVIRKLLPGEMAEFTAKAVVNSQIVGDLNKQHVTAFTTDPELWNNHADLAQIKPTFPFPAKALAQSALFYKTNLGPVGPNMHLGSDVQLERMIVGLFQGTPGIDASVLCRIPDTTNPMTGELYYEGYDIVGLGNRWRPCDDGLPYPLVVTDLHRDPETDRIWLSSWGWAGLYYSDNGGLTWEKAHAQLGAGNGPWSNVYAITQDVDGFLYISANNGNLFRSLDKGETWQQVGSLPGVSADTPWSLVAHPMAPGTIYAGTFGYGVYVSDDYGFTWRELTGNSLLLANKAGHIFDLEFDPDMMTLFAGTGKGVYRLDDPSPTSVDIWKFVNSNVDNPHHDWKGRPEIRDLSFDMMGNLYAASWGQGVFVNNNPTEAWPPDFEQYQLREQQVSFVAVSTTGQVFANSASEGIVSFDMAASGTSTSTEDAPGTAAAELPEGFVLEQNYPNPFNPVTTIGFALPESGTVRLSVFDVLGREVSVLVDGHINAGQHEVTFDAAGLPTGTYVYRLDAGSFATTRTLVLMK; encoded by the coding sequence ATGTACGCCGCAAACACCCCACGTGCCCCATACTCGGCTGGAAGCCCCTATCAGCGCTTCTCACCGGTCCCGGCACCTCGATCCCGCAAGAGCTCCGGCCCGAGCTGGATCGTCCCGGTCCTGTCCTTTCTCATCTCCGTCTTCCTGACGCTGCTCCTGACGGCCGACAGTGTGTTCGGTCAGTACTACCAGAAGCAGGCTGACGTCCAGGTGGAAATCGAGGCGGACAAGGAGCGGGTCAAGAAAGGTGAAACGGTCGAGTTCACGATCACTGCGACCAACCTGGGTCCCGATGCGGCTCCGACCGTGTGGGTCTGGTTCGACACCTACGACACCCAGCAGTGTTTCGAGGTGAAGAAGATCAACGGCACGGACGTCGATCCGCACTTCAAGCTGCCCATCAAATGGGGGGCGTCACTTGGCGCGCCGACCCATGTGAATCACGTCTATACCTACGACGACGTGGAGTTCACGGTCGAGGGCAAGGTCAAGTGTGAGCCCAAATTCTGGTTCAGCGGCAATGCGCGCATCACCGAGGTGATCGGTGCCATCGATCCGGATCTGTCCAACAACGGCCCTGCTGTGGCCGAGGTGCACAATACAAAGGCAGATCTGGAGCTTGAGGTATATCCGACTCGGGCGAAGTTGATGGTGGCGGGCCAGAACCAGCGTATTGACCTGGAAACCGGCATGTCGGTGCACAGCGGTGACCCGACCCGGGACCTCCGCTTCTCGCAAGTCAGCAGCCCGTTCAGGATTGTCACAGAATTGACCGCGGAGGGCGTCATCCTGGAGGACACGCCGTTTGAAGATGTGAGCTTCGCGGACATCGCCGGCCAGACCTTTGTCGCTACGCAGCTGCCTGGAATTGAGGCCGACGACACCGTGCTGATCCGCACACCAGACGGCAACGTATTCAAGTTGGGGAGCTTCTCCGAGAAGACCAACGCCGTCGGCTTCGAGATAGAACAGCTCTTCGAGGTCGAGCCCAAGGTGAAAGGAGACATCCGCTTCCGCGTCAAGCTCACCAACCTTGGCCCTGACGGTTCACACGACATCAAGGTGCTGATCAGCGAGTCTGATCCGCACGGGTGCTTCGAGCCGGTGGCCTCCATGAATCCCGCCTCCAGCGCGAGCATGGCCGTGCCGGTCAACCCCTTCGGGCCGATGGGCACCCATCTTTCCCTGCAGGATCACGCCGCCTACTACCCGTTCCCGGTGGAATGGAAGCTGAGCCTGGACGCTCCCGCCGGTCCGCACAAGGATATCTTCGACATGGAGTTCGTCGAAATCTCCGGTCGTGCCACCTGCGGCGACGATTTCGGCATCAAGGCTGAGGTCATCGACACCGGCTCTGCCGCCGATCACAGCCCGCAGGGCATCGTGGAAGGCAAGGTCGAGGGCGCGGGCAACGCCGATCTGCAGATCACCAAGGAGGTCGTCTCCTTTGACGCGGACAAAGACCGTGGCGTCGCCGAGTTCGTGATCCGGGTCAAGAACCTGGGTCCGGAGCCGGCCACCTGGGTGCGCGTCAAGGACATCTACAATCCAAACAAGATGACCTTCGACCGCGCGTACTGGAATCTGGACGATGAGCAGTTCGCCTTCACGCCGCCGACACAGGCAGATCCGAGTGGTCCTGATGTGCTCCCGGACGAGCACACAGCCGTCTGGAAGATCAACAAGATCCTGCGCGGCGAGACTCGCGAGCTCCGCATCAAGTTCTTCTGCGACATCAAGGATGACCTTGTAAACACGGCCATGTTGGCCCACGTGGACCAGTTCGATACCAACCCGGACAACGACATGTCCGTGGCCACGGTAGTGAAACTGGACTTCGGCGATGCGCCGGCGCCATACAAGACACTGCTTGAGGACAACGGAGCGCGCCACCGTCTGGTGCCGACGGGTCCGATGCTTGGTAACCAGGTGGATGTGGACAACGACGGCGCTCCCAGTGACGAGGCCCTCGGAGACGACGATCTGGACGGTACCGACGATGAGGACGGCATCCTGGCCCCCAGTCCGCTGACGCTGATTGCGGGTACCACCGAGCCGTTCTCGATCCGCTACGCCGCTCCCGTTGACTCGGCTCGGCTCAACATCTGGATCGACTTCAACGACGACGGCGACTGGGACGATTGGGGCGAGCACCCCATCCACAACGCAAGCCTGCCGCCGACCGGGACCACCAATGGCGTCCCGAATACCTCCGACGTCACGATCAACGTGCCGGTTCTGCCGACCTCCGTCAATACCAAGCAGACCTTCATGCGTCTTCGCATCTGTTCCAACAACATGATGTGCAACGCCTACATCGGCCTGGCTGACGACGGCGAGGTAGAAGACTATCAGGTCGAGATCCTGTCTCTGGATTTCGGCGATGCCGACACGGACGGGCAGACCGCCGGTCCGAACGCCGCGCGCCACCCGCTGACCGACCTGTTCCTTGGCGAGATGATCGACTCCGACCCGGACGGCCAGGAGTCCGCCGATGCTGACGGTGACGACACCGACGGTGACTTCGACGGCAACGGTGACGACGAAGACGGCATCACCTTCCTGATCCGGGATGCTCACGGCAAGGAGTCGCTCTACAGCAGCGCGCTGAATACGCTGGTGGCCAATGTGGCCGGCAACAAGGGCGGATACCTGAATGTGTTCGTCGACTATAACATCCAGGACAACAAGTTCGGGACCGGAGCCGAGCACGTGGTGGATGACCTCTGGGTCAACCCCGGAGACAATCTGGTCTCGTTCACGCTGCCGGAAATCCCCGGCACGCTGACCAGGAACGCGAATGTGCGCTTCCGCCTCTGCGCCAAGCCGGACGAATGCGACGTTCCGACCGGCAAGGCCAAGTCGGGCGGTGAGGTTGAGGACTACGTAGTCTGCCTCCTGGACGAGGGCACGGACCTGATCGTCAAGTCTGACGGCCAGCTCGGTTCGGTCACTCGAGACGGAGACAACATCGTGATCGCCAACAAGGACGGGGACATCCTTTTCCAGGATGCGATCGCGGACGTGGGTCGGGTCACCGTTATGGGCACCAAAGCCGACGACTACCTCTACGTGGATCCGGACGCGATTCCCGTCGGCACGCTCATGGCGATGCTCGGGGACGGACACGACACGGTCGAACTCGGCGAAAACAACGATCGCTGGGACCGCGTCAAGCATCTGTTCGATGGGCCCAATGACGGATCCATCGAGCTACGCAAGCGCGACGGCCAGACGGTGATCAACCGCACGCTGTTCTACAGTGGTCTGGACCCGATCATCGACAATATCCTCGCCACTGACCGCGTATTCGCGTTCAACGGCGGCGCAGAGGACATCATCATCAAGGATGACGACTACTTCGCGGACGGCTACTCCTTCATCGACTCGGACCAGGCCGAAGAGGTAAGCTTCTACGGCCCAAGGAATTCGATCGAGGTCATGGCCGGAACGGGTGAAGACACCATCGACTTCCAGGGCCTGGACAAGTCCCTGGGCGATGGGCAGGCGGGCAATCCGTTCCGCAACTTCGACTCCGTGCTCCTCGCCGGCAACGACGACGCCGACTACATCGTGGTCACCCCGGTCAAGCACGACCTCTTCGACCTGCGCGTCGAGGGTGATGCTCCGCTCATGTGCTACGGTGACGTGCTGGACATCCGGGACGACTGGAAAGGCACCATCGCCAGCCTCGGCGAGATGAACGGTGGCATGGGAACGGTCAAGTTCCACCCCTACACGCACTTCGGCGACATCGAGTACACGGGAATCGAGGCGCTGGCCGACTACCAGGCCGACCTATCCATCGTGACGATCGTTGATCCGGAGTGGAAGATGGTCTATCCGGGCGATGCGATCGAGGTCACGGTCAAGGTCACGAACCTGGGCCACGACAAGGCGCAGTGCGTGAGCGTTCCGGACATCCTGGATCCCAAGCTCTCGGTCTACGCCGGTGGCACGCCTTCGGTGGGCATGTTGGCAGACGTTGCGCCGCGCTGGTTCGACACCAAAGCGGGCGAGAACGACCCGGACCGCGACGACTGGGTGATCCGCAAGCTTCTGCCGGGTGAAATGGCTGAATTCACGGCCAAGGCCGTGGTCAACTCACAGATCGTGGGCGACCTCAACAAGCAGCACGTGACGGCCTTCACCACTGATCCGGAACTCTGGAACAACCACGCGGATCTCGCCCAGATCAAGCCGACCTTCCCGTTCCCGGCGAAGGCTCTGGCCCAGTCCGCCCTGTTCTACAAGACCAATCTGGGTCCGGTCGGTCCGAACATGCACCTGGGCTCTGACGTGCAGCTCGAGCGCATGATCGTGGGCCTGTTCCAGGGCACCCCGGGCATCGATGCCTCCGTGCTCTGCCGCATCCCGGATACGACGAATCCCATGACGGGTGAGCTCTACTACGAGGGCTATGACATCGTAGGGCTCGGCAACCGCTGGCGTCCGTGCGACGACGGCCTGCCGTACCCCCTGGTAGTCACCGACCTGCATCGTGATCCGGAGACGGACCGTATCTGGCTCTCGAGCTGGGGCTGGGCGGGTCTCTACTACAGCGACAACGGCGGCCTGACCTGGGAGAAAGCCCACGCCCAGCTGGGTGCAGGAAACGGCCCCTGGAGCAACGTCTATGCGATTACCCAGGATGTGGACGGTTTCCTCTACATCTCGGCCAACAACGGCAACCTGTTCCGCTCCCTGGACAAGGGTGAGACCTGGCAGCAGGTGGGCAGCCTTCCGGGTGTCTCTGCGGATACGCCGTGGAGCCTGGTAGCCCATCCCATGGCGCCTGGCACCATCTACGCCGGAACGTTTGGCTACGGGGTCTACGTGTCGGATGACTACGGATTCACCTGGCGGGAGCTGACAGGCAACAGCCTGCTGCTTGCCAACAAGGCCGGTCACATCTTCGACCTCGAGTTCGATCCGGACATGATGACCCTCTTCGCCGGCACCGGCAAGGGTGTCTATCGCCTGGATGACCCGAGCCCGACGAGCGTGGATATCTGGAAGTTCGTCAACTCGAACGTCGACAACCCGCACCACGACTGGAAGGGTCGTCCGGAGATCCGCGATCTGTCGTTCGACATGATGGGCAACCTGTACGCCGCCTCGTGGGGTCAGGGCGTGTTTGTCAACAACAACCCGACGGAGGCCTGGCCGCCGGACTTTGAGCAGTACCAGCTCAGGGAGCAGCAGGTCAGCTTCGTGGCGGTCTCGACTACGGGCCAGGTGTTCGCGAATTCGGCCAGTGAGGGCATCGTGAGCTTTGACATGGCGGCCTCGGGCACGTCCACGTCCACCGAAGATGCGCCCGGCACCGCCGCGGCCGAACTGCCGGAAGGGTTCGTGCTCGAGCAGAACTATCCGAACCCGTTCAATCCGGTAACGACCATCGGCTTTGCACTTCCGGAGTCGGGCACGGTCCGTCTGAGCGTCTTTGACGTGCTCGGCCGCGAGGTCAGCGTGCTGGTGGACGGACACATCAATGCCGGTCAGCATGAAGTCACCTTCGACGCGGCCGGTCTCCCGACCGGGACGTACGTCTACCGGCTGGATGCCGGAAGCTTCGCGACCACGCGCACGCTGGTCCTGATGAAGTAG